Proteins co-encoded in one Pseudomonas fluorescens genomic window:
- a CDS encoding glycosyltransferase family 4 protein, with amino-acid sequence MHIADITMFYAPASGGVRTYLDAKHRRLGVKPGIRHSLLIPGARYGEHDGVYTVPAPALPFGKGYRFPLRLAPWRNVLQDLQPDLIEVGDPYLTAWAALDARRQLDVPVIGFYHSDLPLLVGNRMGHWVTPNIDAYVRKLYGNFDRVLAPSQVMADKLSGLGVRNVFVQPLGVDLQTFHPDARDAALRSELGIAEDTRLLIFAGRGSKEKNLPVLLDCMKRLGPRYHLLLVGSSMPASVPANVSVIDRFCPAAQVARLMASADALIHAGDQETFGLVILEAMACGIPVVAVAAGAFEEIVSESCGLLCAPNNAQAMANAVRELFSRGTGSLGQQARQHVERNYAWDTVVDSLLGHYHAVLGDSAPWVANG; translated from the coding sequence GTGCATATCGCCGACATCACCATGTTCTACGCCCCGGCCAGCGGCGGCGTGCGCACCTATCTGGACGCCAAGCACCGTCGTCTGGGCGTGAAGCCCGGGATCCGCCACAGCCTGCTGATCCCCGGCGCGCGTTACGGCGAGCATGATGGCGTTTACACGGTTCCCGCCCCCGCCCTGCCCTTCGGCAAAGGCTATCGTTTTCCCCTGCGCCTGGCCCCGTGGCGAAACGTCCTGCAGGACTTGCAACCGGATCTGATCGAAGTCGGCGATCCGTACCTCACCGCCTGGGCCGCGCTCGATGCGCGTCGGCAACTGGATGTGCCGGTGATCGGTTTCTATCACTCCGACCTGCCGCTGTTGGTGGGCAACCGAATGGGCCACTGGGTCACGCCGAATATCGATGCGTATGTGCGCAAGTTGTACGGTAATTTCGACCGGGTGCTGGCGCCCAGCCAGGTCATGGCCGACAAGCTCAGCGGGCTGGGGGTGCGCAACGTCTTCGTGCAGCCGCTGGGCGTTGACCTGCAGACCTTCCACCCCGATGCCCGCGACGCCGCGTTGCGCAGCGAACTGGGGATCGCCGAGGACACGCGCCTGTTGATCTTCGCCGGTCGGGGCTCCAAAGAGAAAAACCTGCCGGTGCTGCTCGATTGCATGAAGCGTCTGGGCCCGCGTTATCACTTGCTGCTGGTCGGCTCGTCGATGCCGGCGTCCGTCCCGGCCAACGTCAGCGTGATCGACCGCTTCTGCCCGGCCGCACAGGTCGCACGCCTGATGGCCAGTGCCGACGCGCTGATCCATGCCGGCGATCAGGAAACCTTCGGCCTGGTGATTCTGGAGGCCATGGCCTGCGGCATTCCGGTGGTGGCGGTGGCGGCCGGGGCGTTCGAGGAGATCGTCAGCGAATCCTGCGGCCTGCTTTGTGCGCCGAACAATGCGCAAGCCATGGCCAATGCCGTGCGTGAGCTGTTCAGCCGCGGGACTGGCTCACTTGGTCAACAGGCGCGCCAACATGTCGAGCGCAATTACGCCTGGGACACCGTGGTCGACAGCCTGCTGGGCCACTACCACGCCGTACTCGGCGATTCAGCTCCGTGGGTGGCCAATGGCTGA
- the purU gene encoding formyltetrahydrofolate deformylase — protein sequence MRTFRLVISCPDRVGIVAKVSNFLAAHNGWITEASHHSDNQVGWFFMRHEIRADSLPFGIEVLREKFAPIAEEFSMDWRITDTEQKKRVVLMASRESHCLADLLHRWHSDELDCEISCVISNHDDLRSMVEWHGIPYYHVPVNPQDKQPAFDEVSRLVKQHDAEVVVLARYMQILPPDMCREYAHKVINIHHSFLPSFVGAKPYHQASLRGVKLIGATCHYVTEELDAGPIIEQDVVRVSHSDSIEDMVRFGRDVEKMVLARGLRYHLEDRVLVHGNKTVVF from the coding sequence ATGCGCACTTTTCGGCTGGTGATTTCTTGCCCGGACCGCGTTGGCATCGTTGCCAAAGTCAGTAATTTTCTGGCGGCCCACAATGGCTGGATCACCGAAGCGAGCCACCACTCGGACAATCAGGTCGGCTGGTTCTTCATGCGTCACGAAATCCGTGCCGATTCCCTGCCTTTCGGTATCGAGGTATTGCGCGAGAAGTTTGCGCCGATCGCCGAAGAGTTCTCGATGGACTGGCGCATCACCGACACCGAGCAGAAGAAGCGCGTGGTGCTGATGGCCAGCCGTGAATCCCACTGCCTGGCCGACCTGTTGCACCGTTGGCACAGCGATGAACTCGATTGCGAGATCTCCTGCGTGATTTCCAACCACGATGACCTGCGCAGCATGGTCGAGTGGCACGGCATTCCTTATTACCACGTCCCGGTCAATCCGCAGGACAAGCAGCCGGCCTTCGACGAAGTGTCGCGCCTGGTCAAGCAGCATGACGCCGAAGTGGTGGTGCTGGCGCGCTACATGCAGATCCTGCCGCCGGACATGTGCCGCGAATACGCTCACAAGGTCATCAACATTCACCACAGCTTCCTGCCGTCGTTCGTCGGTGCCAAGCCGTATCACCAGGCCTCGCTGCGCGGCGTGAAGCTGATCGGCGCAACCTGCCACTACGTGACCGAAGAGCTGGATGCCGGCCCGATCATCGAGCAGGACGTGGTGCGTGTCAGCCACAGCGACAGCATTGAAGACATGGTGCGTTTCGGCCGTGACGTCGAGAAGATGGTGCTGGCCCGTGGCCTGCGCTATCACCTGGAAGACCGCGTGTTGGTGCACGGCAACAAGACCGTGGTGTTCTGA
- a CDS encoding DUF4129 domain-containing protein — translation MRLSDATVVIRPRSTWEAMDLGVRMSQQHRRLLMTSWAIVTLPLFAVLSLLFWDSPSLAVLIFWWLKPAYERLPLYILSKALFGETPTLQQALRQWPHLLKPQLLASLTWRRLSLSRSFLMPVVQLEGLGGLARQQRVRVLLQRNAGAAQWLTIIGVHLETALWIGLMVLFYLLLPQQVETDWDWQSLIFAADHQWRWLEHLTNALYALVLVIWEPIYVACGFSLYLNRRTILEAWDIELVFRRLRQRLNSSALGVLLVVCLLLPGVPSAWAADPATAPDAPRLLNQPLTSQASRDSINALLEQPPFKNKETVTRYRFGEDPATAEKAKDGKAPQWLKTLLGWLNGQHLNGLAKAIEVLLWAVVIGALGGLIWRYREFLQTFVSRRPPLSKRIKRPLPQQAFGLDLSRETLPDDIAASAEQLWQTQPRAALGLLYRALLSHLLHDFNLTLKPADTESEVLARIEHLQRPDLLAYSRHLTGHWQNMAYGHRVPAAHLQQELCDGWRSLFGHGAAR, via the coding sequence ATGCGCCTGAGTGACGCGACGGTGGTGATCCGCCCACGCAGCACCTGGGAAGCCATGGACCTGGGCGTGCGCATGAGCCAGCAGCATCGGCGCTTGCTGATGACCAGCTGGGCCATCGTCACCCTGCCATTGTTTGCGGTCCTGAGCCTGTTGTTCTGGGATTCTCCGTCGCTCGCGGTGCTCATCTTCTGGTGGCTGAAACCGGCCTATGAGCGCTTGCCGCTGTACATCCTCTCCAAAGCCCTGTTCGGCGAAACACCCACTTTGCAACAGGCGTTACGCCAATGGCCGCACTTGCTCAAACCGCAACTGCTGGCCAGCCTGACCTGGCGACGCCTGAGCTTGAGTCGCAGCTTCCTGATGCCGGTGGTGCAACTCGAGGGCCTGGGCGGCCTCGCACGACAGCAGCGTGTGCGGGTGCTGCTGCAACGCAACGCCGGCGCGGCCCAGTGGCTGACGATCATCGGCGTCCATCTGGAAACGGCGCTGTGGATTGGCCTGATGGTGCTGTTCTATTTACTCCTGCCACAACAGGTCGAAACCGACTGGGACTGGCAAAGCCTGATCTTCGCCGCCGATCACCAATGGCGCTGGCTCGAGCACTTGACCAATGCCCTCTACGCTCTGGTACTGGTGATCTGGGAACCGATCTACGTCGCCTGCGGTTTCAGCCTCTACCTCAACCGGCGCACCATCCTCGAAGCGTGGGACATCGAACTGGTGTTCCGCCGCCTGCGCCAGCGCCTGAACAGCAGCGCGCTCGGTGTGCTGCTGGTGGTTTGCCTGTTGCTGCCGGGAGTCCCCTCGGCATGGGCCGCCGACCCCGCCACCGCTCCGGATGCGCCCCGGCTTTTGAATCAGCCACTGACCAGCCAGGCGTCTCGCGACAGCATCAACGCCTTGCTCGAACAACCGCCGTTCAAGAACAAGGAAACCGTCACCCGCTATCGCTTTGGCGAAGATCCCGCCACCGCCGAAAAAGCCAAGGACGGCAAGGCGCCGCAATGGCTGAAAACCCTGCTCGGCTGGCTCAACGGTCAACACCTCAACGGGTTGGCCAAGGCGATTGAAGTGTTGCTGTGGGCCGTGGTGATCGGAGCACTCGGCGGGTTGATCTGGCGCTATCGCGAGTTTCTGCAGACGTTCGTCAGTCGTCGCCCGCCATTGTCCAAGCGGATAAAACGCCCCTTGCCACAGCAAGCCTTCGGTCTCGACCTGAGCCGGGAAACACTGCCCGACGACATCGCCGCCAGTGCCGAACAGCTCTGGCAGACCCAGCCCCGCGCGGCGCTCGGTCTGCTGTATCGGGCGCTGCTCAGTCACCTGCTGCACGATTTCAACCTGACACTGAAACCCGCTGACACCGAAAGCGAAGTACTGGCACGGATCGAACACTTGCAGCGTCCGGACCTGCTCGCCTACAGCCGTCATCTCACCGGCCACTGGCAGAACATGGCCTACGGACACCGCGTGCCGGCGGCGCATCTGCAACAGGAACTGTGCGATGGCTGGCGGTCACTGTTCGGCCATGGAGCCGCCCGTTGA
- the sbcB gene encoding exodeoxyribonuclease I — translation MTSIFWYDYETTGINPRCDRPLQVAGIRTDHELNEIDEPVNLYCQPSEDILPHPAACAITGITPSRLAEQGLSEADFMTRVHAQLAAPGTCGAGYNTLRFDDEMTRYSLYRNFFDPYAREWQGGNSRWDLIDVVRAAYALRPDGLVWPTDDEGRVTLKLERLTAANGIDHGNAHEALSDVRATIALARLIREKQPRLYDWLFQLRSKQKVMDQIRLLQPMVHISGRFSAARSFVGVVLPLAWHPRNKNALIVCDLHLDPQGLLDLDAQALRQRLYTRRDDLAEGELPVPLKLIHINKCPVVAPLSVLRPEDQQRLGLDMALYQARALRLSDAQQVWKDKVSAIYASEDFTPSEDPEQQLYDGFIGDRDRRLCEQVRTADPAQLAREQWPFDDERLPELLFRYRARNFPDTLSFEEQERWQIFCRQRLSEPEWGAPNTLQSFAEAMEQWLLSAAPMQAQVLIEWQNYVQALRKRLNL, via the coding sequence GTGACTTCCATCTTCTGGTACGACTACGAAACCACCGGCATCAATCCCCGATGCGACCGTCCGTTGCAGGTGGCCGGGATCCGCACCGACCACGAACTCAACGAAATCGACGAACCGGTCAATCTTTACTGCCAGCCCAGCGAAGACATCCTGCCGCACCCGGCGGCGTGCGCGATCACCGGCATCACTCCGAGCCGCCTCGCCGAGCAAGGTTTGAGCGAAGCCGACTTCATGACCCGGGTCCATGCCCAGCTCGCCGCCCCCGGCACCTGCGGCGCGGGGTACAACACCCTGCGCTTCGATGACGAGATGACCCGCTACAGCCTGTACCGCAACTTTTTCGATCCTTACGCCCGTGAATGGCAGGGCGGCAACAGTCGCTGGGACCTGATCGATGTGGTGCGCGCCGCTTATGCGTTGCGTCCCGACGGGCTGGTCTGGCCAACCGATGACGAAGGCCGGGTGACGCTCAAGCTCGAACGCCTGACCGCTGCCAATGGCATTGATCACGGCAACGCCCACGAGGCGCTGTCGGACGTGCGCGCCACCATCGCCCTGGCCCGGTTGATCCGCGAGAAACAGCCCCGGTTGTATGACTGGCTGTTCCAGCTGCGCAGCAAGCAGAAGGTCATGGACCAGATTCGCCTGTTGCAGCCGATGGTGCACATTTCCGGACGCTTTTCGGCGGCCCGCAGTTTTGTCGGTGTGGTGCTGCCGCTGGCCTGGCATCCGCGCAACAAGAATGCGTTGATCGTCTGTGATCTGCATCTGGACCCGCAGGGCCTGCTGGATCTGGATGCACAGGCCTTGCGCCAGCGCCTGTATACCCGTCGCGACGATCTGGCCGAGGGTGAGCTGCCGGTGCCGCTCAAGCTGATTCACATCAACAAGTGCCCGGTGGTGGCGCCGTTGTCGGTGCTGAGACCTGAAGATCAGCAGCGTCTGGGGCTGGACATGGCGCTTTATCAGGCGCGCGCATTGCGACTAAGTGACGCACAACAAGTTTGGAAAGATAAAGTCTCGGCGATTTATGCCAGCGAAGATTTCACCCCGAGTGAAGATCCGGAACAACAGTTGTACGACGGATTTATCGGTGATCGAGACCGGCGACTATGTGAGCAAGTGAGGACGGCAGATCCTGCACAATTGGCGCGAGAGCAATGGCCGTTCGATGACGAACGCTTGCCCGAATTGTTGTTTCGATATCGAGCGCGTAACTTTCCGGATACGTTGAGTTTCGAAGAGCAAGAACGCTGGCAAATCTTTTGTCGGCAACGCTTGTCCGAGCCGGAGTGGGGTGCCCCTAATACCTTGCAATCTTTTGCCGAGGCCATGGAGCAATGGCTGCTTAGTGCTGCGCCGATGCAGGCCCAGGTGTTGATTGAATGGCAGAACTATGTCCAGGCATTACGCAAACGTTTGAATCTTTGA
- a CDS encoding methyl-accepting chemotaxis protein — protein sequence MYNSDQQASRTNSVAAAINQLGAAAQEIARNAAQASTQASDARGLAEDGQQVVDRSIKAMNQLSSMLSASSSNIESLNSKTVNIGQILEVITSISQQTNLLALNAAIEAARAGEAGRGFAVVADEVRNLAHRTQESAQQVQTMIEELQVGARESVSTMSDSQRHSQDSVEIANLAGERLNSVTQRIGEIDGMNQSVATATEEQTAVVESINVDITEINTLNQEGVENLQATLRACSDLEQQASRLKHLVGSFRI from the coding sequence ATGTACAACTCCGACCAGCAAGCCTCGCGCACCAACAGCGTGGCTGCCGCGATCAATCAGCTCGGTGCCGCCGCCCAGGAAATCGCCCGCAACGCCGCACAAGCCTCGACCCAGGCCAGCGACGCCCGTGGCCTGGCCGAAGACGGCCAGCAAGTGGTGGATCGCAGCATCAAGGCAATGAATCAGTTGTCGAGCATGCTCAGTGCGTCCAGCAGCAACATCGAGTCGCTGAACAGCAAGACCGTGAACATCGGCCAGATCCTGGAAGTGATCACCAGCATTTCCCAGCAGACCAACCTGCTGGCGCTCAACGCCGCCATCGAGGCTGCGCGTGCCGGTGAAGCCGGCCGTGGATTTGCCGTGGTAGCGGATGAAGTACGCAACCTTGCCCACCGCACCCAGGAATCGGCGCAACAGGTGCAGACCATGATCGAGGAGCTGCAAGTCGGCGCCCGCGAATCGGTCAGCACCATGAGCGACAGCCAGCGCCACAGCCAGGACAGCGTGGAAATCGCCAACCTGGCCGGCGAGCGCCTGAACAGCGTGACCCAGCGTATCGGCGAAATCGACGGGATGAACCAGTCGGTGGCCACCGCGACCGAGGAACAGACCGCCGTGGTCGAGTCGATCAACGTGGACATTACCGAGATCAATACCCTGAACCAGGAAGGCGTCGAGAACCTCCAGGCAACCTTGCGTGCCTGCTCGGATCTTGAGCAGCAGGCTTCGCGATTGAAGCATCTGGTTGGCAGCTTCCGCATTTAA
- a CDS encoding lysylphosphatidylglycerol synthase transmembrane domain-containing protein, with amino-acid sequence MSRGILLLIGLLVAVAVPVLLGGGETWERLQAFPLNWLLIMFAMVLLCWGINTLRLRLLLGDQRDRVTPVKSLGVVMAAEFAWCATPGGSGGPLTIMALLARSGVRPARGSAVFAMDQLSDLLFFLCALSGILIYALFQHLSDRMEWLLIVSALSLTGGLFSCVLVARYHRRLIRLSGRLLAGMNVEPRTRRRWARQLLHFLAAFTDALKLPWQTLIKVFVLTCVHWSLRYSVLYLALRGLGADVQWAWTFLIQMLSLGAGQFSLLPGGAGAAELTSAALLAPMVGKSTAAAAILIWRVVTYYFYLLVGGPVFLLMLGRPLLKKLLSVRQAS; translated from the coding sequence TTGAGTCGCGGCATTCTGTTGCTGATCGGCCTGCTGGTGGCCGTGGCGGTTCCTGTGCTGCTTGGTGGCGGCGAGACTTGGGAGCGTCTTCAAGCTTTCCCGCTCAATTGGCTGCTGATCATGTTCGCCATGGTGCTGCTGTGCTGGGGCATCAACACCCTGCGCCTGCGGCTGTTGCTCGGCGATCAGCGTGACCGGGTCACGCCCGTCAAAAGCCTTGGGGTAGTCATGGCCGCCGAATTCGCCTGGTGCGCCACGCCCGGCGGCAGCGGAGGGCCGTTGACGATCATGGCGCTGCTGGCGCGCAGCGGCGTGCGCCCGGCCCGGGGCAGCGCCGTGTTTGCGATGGATCAGTTGAGCGATCTGCTGTTTTTTCTCTGCGCCCTGAGCGGGATCCTGATCTACGCGTTGTTCCAGCATCTCAGCGACCGTATGGAATGGCTGCTGATCGTCAGTGCCCTGTCGTTGACCGGCGGACTGTTCAGTTGCGTGCTGGTCGCGCGCTATCACCGTCGATTGATTCGCCTGAGCGGACGCCTGCTGGCCGGGATGAACGTCGAACCGCGTACCCGACGGCGCTGGGCGCGGCAGTTGCTGCACTTTCTGGCCGCATTCACCGATGCGCTGAAATTGCCGTGGCAGACATTGATCAAGGTGTTCGTCCTGACCTGCGTGCATTGGTCGCTGCGTTACAGCGTGCTGTATCTGGCGCTGCGCGGGCTGGGGGCGGATGTGCAGTGGGCCTGGACGTTTCTGATTCAGATGCTTTCGCTGGGTGCGGGGCAGTTCAGCCTGCTGCCGGGCGGTGCCGGTGCGGCGGAATTGACCTCGGCGGCGCTGCTGGCGCCGATGGTCGGCAAATCGACCGCGGCGGCGGCGATCCTGATCTGGCGGGTGGTGACGTATTACTTCTACCTGCTGGTGGGTGGCCCGGTGTTTCTGTTGATGCTGGGCAGACCGTTGCTGAAAAAATTGCTGAGCGTCAGACAGGCTTCTTGA
- the mvaT gene encoding histone-like nucleoid-structuring protein MvaT, producing the protein MSLINEYRATEEAIKELQARLKNLSQDDKLQAELEFEGKLRTLMGEYSKSLRDIIALLDPESKTKAPRGGAAKTTGTKRARKVKQYKNPHNGEVIETKGGNHKTLKEWKAKWGGDVVEGWATLLG; encoded by the coding sequence ATGTCCTTGATCAACGAATACCGTGCCACCGAAGAAGCTATCAAAGAGCTGCAAGCTCGTTTGAAGAACCTGTCGCAAGACGACAAACTGCAAGCCGAGCTGGAATTTGAAGGCAAACTGCGCACACTGATGGGCGAATATTCCAAATCCCTGCGCGACATCATCGCGCTGCTGGATCCAGAATCCAAAACCAAAGCACCACGTGGCGGCGCAGCCAAAACTACCGGCACCAAGCGTGCTCGCAAAGTTAAACAATACAAAAACCCGCACAACGGCGAAGTCATCGAAACCAAAGGTGGCAACCACAAAACTCTGAAAGAGTGGAAAGCCAAGTGGGGCGGTGACGTGGTTGAAGGCTGGGCTACCCTGCTGGGCTAA
- a CDS encoding RDD family protein yields MLETTAPPRKAPLAPPLETRHQVETPEGIDLPLRPAGLMVRAVAFTIDLGLRGLILGLLLMLLALLGKLGIGLGSLLLFVVSWWYMVLFEVLRQGRSPGKQWMGLRVVHDDGTPVGWSASLLRNLLRFVDLMPFGYFLGAISCLQHPTFKRLGDIAAGTLVIYSERPLRHPQLPDAEPRRSPIPLTLTEQRALLAFAERQGELSTARVNELAALLAQPLRISAPKAVGELNSIARGLMGPT; encoded by the coding sequence ATGCTCGAGACCACAGCACCGCCAAGGAAAGCACCGCTGGCCCCGCCACTGGAAACGCGGCACCAGGTTGAAACGCCGGAAGGCATCGACCTGCCGCTGCGTCCCGCCGGTCTGATGGTGCGTGCCGTGGCGTTTACCATTGATCTGGGGTTGCGCGGGCTGATCCTGGGCCTGCTGCTGATGTTGCTGGCGCTGCTCGGCAAACTCGGCATCGGCCTCGGCTCATTGCTGCTGTTTGTGGTGAGCTGGTGGTACATGGTGCTGTTCGAAGTACTGCGTCAGGGCCGCTCACCGGGTAAACAATGGATGGGCCTGCGGGTGGTGCACGACGACGGCACGCCGGTCGGCTGGTCGGCCTCCCTGTTGCGCAACCTGCTGCGTTTTGTCGACCTGATGCCATTCGGCTACTTCCTCGGCGCGATCAGTTGCCTGCAACACCCGACCTTCAAACGCCTCGGCGACATCGCTGCCGGCACGCTGGTGATCTACAGCGAACGCCCGCTCAGGCACCCGCAGTTACCCGATGCCGAACCACGCCGCTCGCCGATCCCGCTGACCCTGACTGAACAACGCGCCCTGCTCGCCTTCGCCGAACGCCAGGGGGAACTGTCGACCGCGCGGGTCAACGAGCTCGCCGCATTGCTGGCCCAGCCGCTGCGCATCAGCGCCCCCAAAGCCGTAGGCGAACTCAACAGCATCGCCCGTGGCCTGATGGGGCCGACATGA
- a CDS encoding stage II sporulation protein M, translating into MKQSLFESRHKAEWERFTLALERLERGKDTSQVAEFPKAYRRLCQHLALAQERGYSSFLVDSLQQLVLRGHQQLYRHRRQLGASLLSFILAGFPRLVRAQWPFVLVAGLLFFGSLASFGVLVYLNPELIYNMIPAEQVREMQSMYDPVAGHLGRSAERAASENWVMFGYYIMHNIGIAFQTFASGLLLGLGSAFFLFYNGLTIGAVAGHLSEIGFGQTFWPFVIGHGAFELSAIVLAGAAGLKLGWTLIAPGRLTRGEALRHAARQSVLLICGVMLFLLIAAFIEAYWSSRTGVTSQTKYLVGAGLWLCVAIYLLFAGRSRHAPE; encoded by the coding sequence ATGAAACAAAGCCTTTTCGAAAGCCGCCACAAGGCCGAATGGGAGCGCTTTACACTCGCTCTCGAACGACTGGAACGAGGCAAGGACACTTCGCAGGTGGCCGAATTTCCCAAGGCCTATCGCCGACTCTGCCAACATCTGGCTCTGGCGCAGGAGCGTGGCTACAGCAGCTTTCTCGTCGACTCCTTGCAACAACTCGTGCTGCGCGGTCATCAACAGCTTTACCGTCATCGCCGACAGCTCGGTGCCAGCCTGCTGAGTTTCATCCTCGCCGGATTCCCGCGGCTGGTACGGGCGCAATGGCCTTTCGTGCTCGTGGCCGGGCTGCTGTTCTTCGGCAGCCTGGCCAGTTTCGGGGTACTGGTGTATCTGAATCCCGAATTGATCTACAACATGATCCCCGCCGAGCAGGTCCGCGAGATGCAGAGCATGTACGATCCGGTCGCCGGCCACCTCGGGCGCTCGGCCGAGCGCGCCGCCAGTGAAAACTGGGTGATGTTCGGCTACTACATCATGCACAACATCGGCATCGCCTTTCAGACCTTCGCCAGCGGTTTGCTGCTGGGTCTGGGCAGTGCGTTTTTCCTGTTCTACAACGGCCTGACCATCGGTGCAGTGGCCGGGCACCTGAGTGAAATCGGCTTCGGTCAGACCTTCTGGCCTTTCGTGATCGGTCACGGCGCATTTGAACTCAGCGCGATTGTCCTGGCCGGCGCAGCGGGGTTGAAACTGGGTTGGACACTGATTGCACCGGGACGCCTGACTCGCGGTGAGGCCTTGAGACACGCGGCGCGCCAGAGTGTCTTGCTGATCTGCGGGGTGATGCTGTTCCTGCTGATCGCCGCGTTCATCGAGGCGTACTGGTCATCACGCACCGGGGTCACGTCGCAGACCAAATACCTGGTCGGCGCGGGACTCTGGCTCTGCGTGGCGATTTATCTGCTGTTCGCCGGAAGGAGCCGCCATGCGCCTGAGTGA
- a CDS encoding DUF2334 domain-containing protein, with the protein MAESHERPAVMLVLHDVAPSTWADYRGFVDAVDRLGNVPMTWLVVPDFHRHDALEAHPAFCRMLDERVARGDELALHGHFHEDTEPGPRTARDWFMRRVYTHEGEFYQLSREAALARLHPGIDLFRRHDWPLHGFVAPAWLMSAGTRLALRELPLRYTSDPQHLYHLPDFTAVEAPGLVWSARSAWRRGMSKVISEQREQRWRQAPVIRLGLHPVDMRHRFSRDYWWRTLERLLADGRVPMTKIDWLTRQRTQAERAA; encoded by the coding sequence ATGGCTGAATCTCACGAGCGCCCGGCGGTGATGCTGGTGCTGCATGACGTGGCCCCCTCCACGTGGGCCGATTATCGAGGATTCGTCGACGCCGTTGACCGGTTGGGCAACGTACCGATGACGTGGCTGGTGGTCCCGGACTTCCATCGACACGATGCCCTTGAGGCTCACCCGGCGTTCTGTCGAATGCTCGACGAGCGCGTCGCACGCGGCGATGAACTGGCCTTGCACGGCCACTTTCATGAAGACACCGAACCCGGCCCGCGAACGGCGCGCGACTGGTTCATGCGCCGGGTCTACACCCATGAAGGCGAGTTTTATCAACTGTCCCGTGAAGCCGCCCTCGCCCGCCTGCACCCCGGCATCGATCTGTTTCGGCGCCACGACTGGCCGCTGCACGGTTTCGTCGCCCCGGCCTGGCTGATGAGCGCCGGCACGCGCCTGGCACTGCGCGAACTGCCGCTGCGCTACACCAGCGATCCGCAGCATCTTTATCACTTGCCGGATTTCACTGCGGTCGAAGCCCCGGGACTGGTCTGGAGCGCACGCAGCGCCTGGCGTCGCGGCATGTCGAAGGTCATCAGCGAACAGCGTGAGCAGCGCTGGCGTCAGGCGCCGGTGATTCGTCTAGGCTTGCACCCGGTGGACATGCGCCATCGGTTTTCCCGGGATTACTGGTGGCGCACCCTTGAACGACTGTTGGCGGACGGACGCGTGCCCATGACCAAAATCGACTGGCTGACGCGCCAGCGCACTCAAGCCGAGCGTGCCGCTTGA